A single region of the Aurantiacibacter sp. MUD11 genome encodes:
- a CDS encoding heme-binding protein encodes MRVRGATALLAASALVLASCGGGGSSGGNTGNTPTPTPAPAPPPTTGNPFPAPAQEALTTADVGTIIAQAVAEAQMRNLPSIITVVDRVGNVLAVFRMNGASPTALVSRERIGADLPAGQTFGLQGVEVPAQLASIAKAVTGAYLSSGGNAFTTRTASQIVQEHFPPAPTTVGLESGPLFGVQFSQLPCSDLSARFGDGMIGPKRSPLGLAADPGGIPLYKNGVVVGGIGIMGDGDYGFDSNILDVESDAEEAIAIAGAQGFMAPTDIRANRIFVDGTSLRFTDVPTDPGAGGGNFAAINGTAGDLIPVTGYYNGGALLAGTAYGTQASGLRAATAAEFSGAGAFVLDDGNGNPRYPIRGGTDGASVAQPLTQAEVRAIVEEAFAVLTRARAQIRRPLDSRMQASISVVDTHGEILGIVRSADGPLFGIDVSLQKARTATFFSNPVAAAQMQAAGGDIAAYVDRVRLFLNNPNALTGTHAFADRSGGNLSRPYFPDGEVGRPPGPLSVEVSDTFSPFMVGLQTDLVLANIVEHVFFTAGANPDTQRGCTALPNSPSGSPRIANGIQIFPGSVPIYRGDVLVGGIGVSGDGIDQDDMVSFLGLHNAGVRLNTGIGNARPAIRADQIEVQTGGTTTRLRYVSCPFAPFLDDPAQNVCEGL; translated from the coding sequence ATGCGCGTCAGGGGGGCAACGGCACTTCTTGCAGCGAGCGCGCTGGTCCTCGCATCCTGCGGGGGAGGCGGATCGTCGGGCGGCAATACCGGCAATACGCCGACGCCCACGCCGGCACCTGCTCCGCCGCCGACCACGGGCAATCCGTTCCCCGCGCCGGCGCAGGAAGCACTGACCACGGCAGATGTCGGCACGATCATCGCACAGGCGGTGGCCGAAGCGCAGATGCGCAACCTGCCCTCGATCATCACCGTGGTGGACCGGGTGGGCAACGTGCTCGCCGTGTTCCGCATGAACGGCGCCAGCCCGACCGCGCTGGTCAGTCGTGAGCGTATCGGGGCGGACCTGCCGGCAGGCCAGACCTTCGGCCTGCAGGGCGTGGAAGTCCCCGCCCAGCTCGCCTCCATCGCCAAGGCGGTGACCGGGGCCTACCTTTCCAGTGGCGGCAATGCCTTCACCACCCGCACGGCCAGCCAGATCGTGCAGGAGCACTTCCCGCCCGCGCCGACCACGGTGGGGCTGGAAAGCGGTCCGCTGTTCGGCGTGCAGTTCAGCCAGCTGCCCTGCTCGGACCTCTCGGCCCGTTTCGGCGACGGCATGATCGGCCCCAAGCGCTCGCCGCTGGGCCTCGCCGCCGATCCGGGCGGCATCCCGCTGTACAAGAACGGCGTCGTCGTGGGCGGTATCGGCATCATGGGTGATGGCGACTACGGCTTCGATTCCAATATCCTCGACGTCGAGAGCGACGCCGAGGAAGCGATTGCCATCGCCGGGGCGCAGGGCTTCATGGCGCCGACCGACATTCGCGCCAATCGCATCTTCGTCGACGGCACCAGCCTGCGCTTCACCGACGTTCCGACCGATCCCGGCGCAGGCGGCGGCAACTTTGCCGCGATCAACGGCACGGCCGGCGATCTCATCCCGGTAACCGGCTACTACAACGGCGGTGCGCTGCTGGCGGGCACGGCTTACGGCACCCAGGCATCGGGCCTGCGCGCTGCCACCGCAGCCGAGTTTTCGGGTGCGGGCGCCTTCGTGCTCGACGATGGCAACGGCAATCCGCGCTATCCGATCCGCGGCGGCACCGATGGCGCCAGCGTGGCGCAGCCGCTGACGCAGGCGGAAGTGCGCGCCATCGTGGAAGAGGCCTTCGCCGTGCTCACGCGCGCCCGCGCGCAGATCCGCCGTCCGCTAGATTCGCGCATGCAGGCGAGCATCAGCGTGGTCGACACCCATGGCGAAATCCTCGGCATCGTGCGTTCCGCCGACGGGCCGCTGTTCGGCATCGACGTGTCCTTGCAGAAGGCGCGCACCGCTACCTTCTTCTCCAACCCGGTCGCCGCCGCGCAGATGCAGGCCGCCGGTGGCGATATCGCCGCCTATGTCGACCGGGTGCGGCTGTTCCTGAACAACCCGAACGCGCTGACGGGCACCCATGCCTTTGCCGACCGTTCGGGCGGTAACCTCTCGCGCCCCTACTTCCCCGATGGCGAAGTGGGTCGTCCGCCGGGTCCGCTCTCGGTCGAGGTCTCTGACACCTTCAGCCCCTTCATGGTCGGCCTGCAGACCGACCTTGTGCTGGCAAACATCGTCGAGCACGTTTTCTTCACCGCCGGTGCCAACCCGGATACGCAGCGTGGCTGTACGGCGCTGCCCAATTCGCCCTCCGGCTCTCCGCGCATCGCCAACGGCATCCAGATCTTCCCGGGCAGCGTGCCGATCTATCGTGGCGACGTGCTGGTGGGCGGCATCGGCGTTTCGGGCGACGGCATCGACCAGGATGACATGGTCAGCTTCCTTGGCCTGCACAACGCAGGCGTGCGGCTGAACACCGGCATCGGCAATGCCCGACCGGCCATTCGCGCTGACCAGATCGAAGTGCAGACCGGCGGCACCACCACGCGGCTGCGCTATGTCAGCTGCCCCTTCGCGCCGTTCCTCGACGATCCGGCGCAGAACGTCTGCGAGGGGCTATGA
- a CDS encoding LVIVD repeat-containing protein codes for MLKRFSPHRPLRHVIPAAFAAGAALLGAGSLLAAGGYETAVYRDYEGAGVIADPAPQNQSWQQAVDKSEGCLTCHATSDAPVETGLEHTPLLSTMHASDAVVLGCTDCHGGNENVAGNPDLGFEHPDYVAARDAAHVLPTYPDSWHYPSSANPERSYSLLNREAPEFVRFVNPSDYRVAREACGACHIQVIEAAERSLMATGAMLWGGAAYNNGILPFKNYVVGEAYTREGEAAVILSPGEPFGTVTPEQQARGALGALYPLPTWQVVPPADVFRVFERGGRTINSQFPEIGIPNPTGQVQRLEEPGRPDLRQSNRGPGTGLRAAIPVLNIHKTRLNDPFTWFMGTNDQPGDYRHSGCASCHVVYANDREYRHSLTYAQYGRDGQTITADPTINSQTQEHHGDDHAYADSGHGGLIQPGDGGHHGDDHGDGHDGGVPMEDRERGHPLQHVFTRAIPTAQCMNCHMHQPNIFLNSYLGYTMWDYESDAPFMWPGPENRTPRPEGMSDEEYQSTYLQQRYPTAEEVRAVLDRNPEGASPRGLWADIDFLRNVYDLNDDLEHTQFADYHGHGWNFRGIFKRDREGNLLDADGEILRPGDPETDTPEQFAYHNERWRQRFRRDGEGQFVEVETDPAQNGTNNPGVAVHMMSIHAENGMQCADCHYAQDSHGSGLIYGEVANAIEIGCKDCHGTADDYPTLRTSGPAAPPGGHDLTLLRNPDGRRRFEWREDEDTGRRTLIQRSIIDPELEWEVSLVRDSVDPAAPDFNALSARAKLMSRDTDTFAFGPGIEPADRAHGDEEMACFTCHLSWTTSCGGCHLPIEANWQSEVHRYDGETTRNFATYNPQVARDEMFQLGIHQSTKGNQIAPIRSTSALVLSSTNINRERIYIQQPPIASSGFSSQAFAPHFPHTVRLTETKTCSDCHLSEAENNNAIMAQLLLLGTNFVNFVGANAWTGLEGGFEAVRVTEWEEPQAVLGSYLHRYAYPDYYRQFVEEGNRELRDWTRGQFFDGDLSGETRAVEEFANVHEGTRDRVGCLQMRGEYMFVAEGRGGFRVYDIASIGNKGFSERIITAPFSPLGHDTHVSTENATCMALPTNQAIAPTRNTEQMRAMNQEQPFLPIYSYAVITDAEEGLVLVNVDTLADGELRNNDLDRLELADGSDAWNPDGVLDGARHIHLAGEVAYITADAGLVVVDLSDPASPQLSAVRPLTDARASTIQFRYLWVTDADGVKLFDVTDLRNPVARPEGTIPLANAQRMYIARTYLYIAGKQDGLVIADVTRPLQPRIHLRETFGGQMNDVEDVIVASTNASLFAYVADGVNGMKVLQLTSPDSQRNYYGFSPAPVPELIAWARTQSPSISLSKGLDRDRGVDETGGQMAVFGRLGSRPFNRAEMERLFLNEAGVPWRVSDEPDMSAWVPGAGPVMARRRPGL; via the coding sequence ATGCTGAAACGGTTTTCGCCCCATCGGCCCTTGCGCCATGTGATCCCCGCCGCTTTCGCCGCGGGCGCCGCACTGCTGGGGGCAGGATCGCTGCTGGCCGCGGGTGGATACGAAACCGCCGTCTACCGCGATTACGAGGGCGCCGGCGTGATCGCCGACCCGGCACCGCAGAACCAGAGCTGGCAGCAGGCGGTCGACAAGTCCGAAGGCTGCCTCACCTGCCATGCCACTTCCGATGCCCCGGTGGAGACCGGGCTGGAACACACGCCGCTGCTGTCCACCATGCACGCATCCGACGCGGTGGTGCTGGGCTGTACCGATTGCCACGGCGGCAACGAGAACGTGGCCGGCAACCCGGACCTGGGCTTCGAGCATCCCGACTATGTCGCCGCGCGCGATGCCGCGCACGTGCTGCCGACCTATCCCGACAGCTGGCACTATCCGTCGTCGGCCAATCCCGAGCGGTCCTATTCGCTGCTGAACCGCGAGGCGCCCGAATTCGTCCGCTTCGTGAACCCCTCGGACTATCGCGTGGCGCGCGAGGCTTGCGGGGCCTGCCATATCCAGGTGATCGAGGCGGCCGAACGCTCGCTGATGGCGACCGGTGCCATGCTGTGGGGCGGCGCGGCCTATAATAACGGCATCCTGCCATTCAAGAATTACGTGGTCGGCGAAGCCTACACCCGCGAAGGCGAGGCGGCCGTCATCCTGAGCCCCGGCGAACCGTTCGGCACCGTGACGCCGGAACAGCAGGCGCGCGGTGCGCTCGGCGCACTCTACCCCCTGCCCACCTGGCAGGTGGTGCCGCCGGCCGACGTCTTCCGCGTGTTCGAGCGCGGCGGCCGCACGATCAACTCGCAGTTCCCGGAAATCGGCATCCCCAACCCGACCGGGCAGGTGCAGCGCCTGGAGGAACCGGGCCGGCCCGACCTGCGCCAGTCGAACCGTGGCCCGGGTACCGGCCTGCGCGCCGCGATCCCGGTGCTCAACATCCACAAGACCCGCCTCAACGACCCGTTCACCTGGTTCATGGGCACGAACGACCAGCCGGGTGACTATCGCCATTCGGGCTGCGCCAGCTGCCACGTGGTCTATGCCAACGACCGCGAATACCGCCACTCGCTGACCTATGCGCAATATGGCCGCGACGGGCAGACCATCACGGCCGACCCGACGATCAACAGCCAGACGCAGGAACACCACGGTGACGATCACGCCTACGCCGACAGCGGCCATGGCGGACTGATCCAGCCCGGTGATGGCGGGCATCATGGCGACGATCATGGCGACGGCCACGACGGCGGCGTACCGATGGAGGATCGCGAGCGCGGCCACCCGCTGCAGCACGTCTTCACCCGCGCCATCCCGACCGCGCAGTGCATGAACTGTCACATGCACCAGCCGAACATCTTCCTGAACTCGTACCTCGGCTACACCATGTGGGATTACGAGAGCGACGCGCCCTTCATGTGGCCGGGTCCGGAAAACCGCACCCCGCGCCCCGAGGGGATGAGCGACGAGGAATACCAGAGCACCTATCTGCAGCAGCGCTATCCCACGGCAGAGGAAGTGCGCGCCGTGCTCGATCGCAACCCCGAAGGCGCGAGCCCGCGCGGCCTGTGGGCGGACATCGATTTCCTGCGCAATGTCTACGATCTCAACGACGATCTGGAGCACACGCAGTTCGCCGATTACCACGGCCACGGGTGGAACTTCCGCGGCATCTTCAAGCGTGACCGCGAAGGCAACCTTCTGGATGCCGATGGTGAAATCCTGCGTCCCGGCGATCCGGAAACGGATACGCCCGAGCAATTCGCCTATCACAACGAACGCTGGCGCCAGCGCTTCCGCCGCGATGGCGAGGGACAGTTCGTCGAGGTCGAGACCGACCCGGCCCAGAACGGCACCAACAATCCCGGCGTCGCCGTACACATGATGAGCATCCACGCCGAGAACGGCATGCAGTGCGCCGACTGCCACTATGCGCAGGACAGCCATGGCAGCGGCCTGATCTACGGCGAAGTCGCCAATGCCATCGAGATCGGCTGCAAGGACTGCCACGGCACGGCGGACGACTATCCCACGCTGCGCACTTCCGGCCCCGCCGCCCCTCCGGGCGGGCACGACCTGACCCTGCTGCGCAATCCCGACGGTCGCCGCCGCTTCGAATGGCGCGAGGACGAGGACACCGGCCGCCGCACGCTGATCCAGCGGTCGATCATCGATCCGGAGCTGGAATGGGAAGTCAGCCTGGTGCGCGACAGCGTCGATCCGGCAGCGCCCGACTTCAACGCCCTGTCCGCCCGCGCCAAGCTGATGAGCCGCGATACCGATACGTTCGCCTTCGGCCCCGGCATCGAACCGGCCGACCGCGCGCACGGCGACGAGGAAATGGCCTGCTTCACCTGCCACCTCTCGTGGACCACCAGCTGCGGTGGTTGCCACCTGCCGATCGAGGCCAACTGGCAGAGCGAAGTGCACCGCTATGACGGGGAGACCACCCGCAACTTCGCCACCTACAATCCGCAGGTGGCGCGCGACGAGATGTTCCAGCTGGGCATCCACCAGAGCACCAAGGGCAACCAGATCGCCCCGATCCGCTCGACCAGCGCACTGGTGCTCAGCTCCACCAACATCAACCGCGAGCGTATCTACATCCAGCAGCCGCCGATCGCCTCTTCGGGCTTCTCCTCGCAGGCCTTCGCGCCGCACTTCCCGCATACGGTGCGGCTGACCGAGACCAAGACCTGTTCGGACTGCCACCTCTCCGAGGCGGAAAACAACAACGCCATCATGGCGCAGCTGCTGCTGCTCGGCACCAATTTCGTGAACTTCGTGGGCGCCAATGCCTGGACCGGCCTCGAAGGCGGGTTCGAGGCGGTCCGCGTCACCGAATGGGAAGAGCCGCAGGCCGTGCTGGGCTCCTACCTTCACCGTTATGCCTATCCCGATTACTACCGCCAGTTCGTGGAGGAAGGTAACCGCGAGCTGCGCGACTGGACGCGCGGCCAGTTCTTCGACGGCGACCTGTCGGGCGAAACCCGTGCGGTGGAGGAATTCGCCAACGTGCACGAAGGCACGCGCGACCGCGTCGGCTGCCTGCAGATGCGCGGCGAATACATGTTCGTGGCCGAGGGCCGCGGCGGCTTCCGCGTCTATGATATCGCCAGCATCGGCAACAAGGGCTTCTCCGAGCGCATCATCACCGCGCCGTTCAGCCCGCTGGGGCATGACACCCACGTGAGCACCGAGAACGCCACCTGCATGGCGCTGCCGACCAACCAGGCCATCGCGCCGACCCGCAACACCGAGCAGATGCGCGCGATGAACCAGGAACAGCCGTTCCTGCCGATCTACTCCTACGCGGTGATCACCGACGCGGAAGAGGGCCTGGTGCTCGTCAACGTCGACACGCTGGCCGATGGCGAGCTGCGCAACAACGATCTCGACCGGCTGGAGCTGGCCGATGGCAGCGATGCCTGGAACCCGGACGGCGTGCTGGACGGTGCGCGGCACATCCACCTGGCGGGCGAGGTGGCCTACATCACCGCCGATGCCGGCCTCGTGGTGGTCGACCTGTCGGACCCGGCCAGCCCGCAGCTGTCCGCCGTGCGCCCGCTCACCGATGCGCGCGCCTCGACCATCCAGTTCCGCTACCTGTGGGTTACCGATGCCGACGGGGTGAAGCTGTTCGACGTCACCGATCTGCGTAACCCGGTCGCGCGGCCCGAAGGCACGATCCCGCTCGCCAATGCGCAGCGCATGTATATAGCGCGCACTTATCTCTACATCGCCGGCAAGCAGGATGGCCTGGTGATCGCCGACGTCACCCGCCCGCTGCAACCGCGCATCCACTTGCGGGAGACTTTCGGCGGGCAGATGAACGACGTCGAGGACGTGATCGTCGCCTCCACCAACGCCAGCCTGTTCGCCTATGTTGCGGACGGGGTAAACGGCATGAAGGTGCTGCAGCTCACCAGCCCGGACAGCCAGCGCAACTACTATGGCTTCAGCCCGGCGCCGGTGCCCGAACTGATCGCCTGGGCGCGCACGCAGTCACCCTCGATCTCGCTCTCCAAGGGCCTCGACCGTGATCGCGGCGTGGACGAGACGGGTGGGCAGATGGCAGTCTTCGGACGGCTCGGCTCGCGCCCGTTCAACCGTGCGGAGATGGAACGCCTGTTCCTCAACGAAGCCGGTGTGCCCTGGCGCGTAAGCGACGAGCCGGACATGAGCGCCTGGGTGCCGGGCGCCGGGCCGGTAATGGCGCGGCGGCGTCCGGGCCTATAG
- a CDS encoding phosphodiesterase, translating to MLIAQMTDIHIGFEPEARPEELNRQRFRAVLERLVKQPNPIDLLLLTGDITDRGDRESFEKTAELVADLPFPVKVLVGNHDTREELLNAFPTTETDADGFVQSAWVAEGLLVVLLDTLELGRHGGAFCEKRRDWLKGVLAEHPDLPVVIFMHHPPAISGIEWMDPHPDDKWLANFAEAVAGNEARIEALHCGHLHRQFNARFQGIPVCVTPSVAPLVSMDLRPISSKTPDARALITTEPPTYALHRWDGTAFVSHYERVCDWDVLAYYGPQLQPMIRHMEEEKGKG from the coding sequence ATGCTGATCGCGCAAATGACCGATATCCATATCGGATTCGAGCCGGAAGCACGGCCCGAGGAGTTGAACCGCCAGCGGTTCCGCGCGGTGCTGGAACGGCTGGTGAAGCAGCCCAATCCGATCGACCTCCTGTTGCTGACCGGGGACATTACCGACCGCGGCGACCGCGAGAGTTTCGAGAAGACCGCCGAACTGGTGGCCGACCTGCCCTTTCCGGTGAAGGTGCTGGTGGGCAATCACGACACGCGCGAGGAACTGCTCAACGCCTTCCCCACCACCGAAACCGATGCCGACGGCTTCGTGCAGAGCGCCTGGGTGGCCGAGGGGCTGCTGGTGGTCCTGCTCGATACGCTGGAATTGGGTCGCCACGGCGGCGCCTTCTGCGAGAAGCGGCGCGACTGGCTGAAAGGCGTGCTGGCCGAGCATCCGGACCTGCCCGTGGTCATCTTCATGCACCACCCGCCGGCGATCTCCGGCATCGAGTGGATGGACCCGCATCCCGACGACAAGTGGCTGGCCAATTTCGCCGAGGCGGTTGCCGGCAACGAAGCGCGCATCGAGGCGCTGCATTGCGGACACCTGCACCGCCAGTTCAATGCCCGCTTCCAGGGCATTCCCGTCTGCGTGACGCCGTCGGTCGCGCCGCTGGTGTCGATGGACCTGCGCCCGATCAGCAGCAAGACACCCGATGCCCGCGCCCTGATCACCACCGAGCCGCCGACCTATGCGCTCCACCGCTGGGACGGCACCGCCTTCGTCAGCCATTACGAGCGGGTCTGCGACTGGGACGTGCTGGCCTACTACGGACCGCAGTTGCAGCCGATGATCCGGCACATGGAAGAGGAAAAGGGAAAGGGCTAG